A genomic window from Synechococcus sp. WH 8016 includes:
- a CDS encoding TIGR04168 family protein has protein sequence MRLAIAGDLHGDWTCHDEQLLDQLRPDALLFVGDLSDGDLRLVKAITRLKLPCAVILGNHDRGRDRSGERLRQQISMLGDLDCSWKMRNWSSPAVAIVGARPCSSGGGFHLSEAVQSVFGPVSEQESVDRIVQAATDAPDTWPLVLLAHSGPTGLGSDASSICGRDWKHPHIDWGDRDLAIAVETMRRRRGADLVVFGHMHHSLRGGKGERLTFHRDRYGTAYVNAACVPRSGSDEAGQTLIHFTWVEFEGRHLSLVSHRWFHPNGTLAYEQTLLRQPSESASSC, from the coding sequence TTGCGCCTCGCCATAGCCGGTGACCTTCATGGTGATTGGACCTGTCATGACGAGCAGCTGCTCGATCAGCTGCGTCCTGATGCCCTGTTGTTCGTTGGCGATTTGAGTGATGGTGATTTGCGCTTAGTGAAAGCGATTACCCGCTTGAAGCTCCCCTGCGCCGTGATACTTGGCAATCACGATCGCGGCAGAGACCGCAGTGGTGAACGGCTGCGTCAGCAGATTTCCATGTTGGGAGATCTCGATTGCTCCTGGAAGATGCGCAATTGGTCGTCTCCAGCCGTCGCCATTGTCGGCGCCCGTCCATGTAGTTCAGGAGGTGGGTTTCACCTTTCGGAAGCTGTTCAGAGCGTTTTCGGACCTGTTTCGGAGCAAGAGTCGGTCGATCGCATCGTCCAAGCGGCGACTGACGCACCCGACACTTGGCCCTTGGTGCTCTTAGCCCATAGCGGTCCAACCGGTCTTGGATCCGATGCGTCCAGCATCTGTGGTCGGGATTGGAAGCATCCCCACATTGATTGGGGTGATCGTGATCTTGCGATCGCTGTTGAAACCATGCGCCGTCGCCGTGGTGCTGATCTTGTGGTGTTCGGGCACATGCACCACAGCCTTCGTGGTGGGAAGGGAGAACGTTTGACGTTCCATCGCGATCGCTATGGCACCGCCTATGTCAATGCCGCTTGCGTTCCACGTTCTGGGTCAGACGAAGCAGGACAGACCTTGATTCATTTCACCTGGGTTGAATTTGAGGGGCGCCATCTCAGCCTTGTGAGTCATCGCTGGTTCCATCCCAATGGAACGCTTGCTTACGAGCAAACGTTGTTGCGGCAACCCAGTGAAAGCGCATCGTCATGCTGA
- a CDS encoding 5-(carboxyamino)imidazole ribonucleotide synthase — protein MPSADNTIGVIGGGQLALMLGEAAQTRGLMLAVQASKAEDPAASLAKDLVIAGSTDARATRELSTHCLGITFENEWIAVDALMPLERQGVQFTPSLASLVPLVNKLSQRRLLDDLLIPSPDWISLAELNPGSPSLPNGWTFPVMAKAAYGGYDGKGTRVVEDLNGLAQLLRNVDANEWLIEAWVSYEQELALVVSRDAKGRIRSLPLAETHQKNQVCDWVIAPASVSQIVEATAYNIAASLLTKLSYVGVMTLEFFYGSEGLFVNEIAPRTHNSGHFSIEACSSSQFDQQLCIAAGLDVPNPEFIADGSLMVNLLGLGADQAEPLEERLSKLRSIEGLHLHWYGKNEIPGRKVGHVTTLLNGRTADERAERGQQMLQRIREIWPLPLNWS, from the coding sequence ATGCCCAGCGCTGACAACACAATTGGGGTGATCGGTGGCGGGCAACTGGCCCTCATGCTTGGTGAAGCTGCCCAAACACGGGGTTTGATGCTGGCCGTACAGGCGTCAAAAGCTGAAGACCCTGCTGCCTCCCTGGCGAAGGATTTAGTGATCGCTGGATCCACCGATGCCCGTGCAACGAGGGAGCTCTCCACGCACTGCCTAGGTATCACGTTCGAAAACGAATGGATCGCTGTCGACGCGCTGATGCCTCTCGAGCGACAGGGCGTGCAGTTCACTCCCTCATTGGCGAGTTTGGTGCCGCTCGTTAATAAGTTGTCCCAGCGACGCCTTCTCGATGATCTTTTAATTCCAAGTCCAGATTGGATTTCATTGGCGGAACTCAATCCTGGATCGCCATCGTTGCCGAACGGGTGGACTTTTCCTGTGATGGCCAAGGCTGCCTACGGCGGTTACGACGGCAAGGGCACACGGGTTGTGGAAGATCTCAACGGCTTGGCTCAGTTGCTTCGAAACGTCGATGCCAATGAGTGGTTAATCGAAGCCTGGGTGTCCTATGAGCAGGAGCTTGCCCTCGTTGTTAGCCGAGATGCAAAGGGGCGTATTCGCAGTCTTCCTTTGGCCGAAACCCATCAAAAAAATCAAGTATGCGACTGGGTGATTGCCCCCGCATCCGTGAGTCAAATCGTTGAGGCTACGGCCTACAACATTGCGGCCTCGCTGCTCACAAAGCTCAGCTACGTGGGTGTGATGACCTTGGAGTTTTTCTATGGATCAGAAGGATTATTTGTCAATGAAATAGCTCCTCGGACGCATAATTCAGGTCATTTTTCAATTGAGGCTTGTTCCAGCAGTCAATTTGATCAACAACTGTGCATTGCAGCAGGGCTGGATGTACCCAATCCAGAATTCATTGCCGATGGTTCCTTGATGGTCAATCTGCTTGGACTCGGCGCAGACCAGGCTGAGCCGCTTGAGGAACGCCTTTCAAAATTACGCTCCATCGAAGGCTTGCATCTGCATTGGTACGGAAAAAATGAAATCCCTGGACGCAAAGTGGGACATGTCACCACCCTGCTCAATGGCCGTACCGCTGATGAACGAGCAGAGAGAGGACAGCAAATGCTGCAACGCATTCGTGAAATCTGGCCTCTTCCTCTAAATTGGTCATGA
- the petN gene encoding cytochrome b6-f complex subunit PetN — MLFTIAWASLAAVFSFSIAMVVWGRNGDGTLNF; from the coding sequence ATGCTGTTCACGATTGCCTGGGCATCACTGGCTGCTGTCTTCAGTTTCTCGATCGCGATGGTGGTCTGGGGCCGCAACGGTGATGGCACCCTGAATTTCTGA
- a CDS encoding TPM domain-containing protein, with amino-acid sequence MGTHPRFKRFLFPLFSLCLMLLVASPAQAIDNPELLPDHPTPVIDLARAFSDNQLKELETSLDAFEERSGWKLRVLTQYEKTPGLAVKEFWGLDERSLLIVGDPRGGNLLNFNVGDAFFALMPRTWWVELQTRYGNQYYVRDNGEDGSLLATIGAVELCLDRGGCQFVPGLPQEQWLLTLATSVLGGLIAGFAAYPRKEGERIAWAWVLLLSPLWVMLFGVFGIAPVVTRTSDLLPLVRNGMGFVGGMVGAYLIAQATVGRKLAEESED; translated from the coding sequence ATGGGAACACATCCGCGCTTCAAACGATTTCTGTTCCCTTTGTTCAGCCTATGTCTGATGCTCCTGGTCGCAAGCCCGGCCCAGGCGATCGATAACCCAGAGCTATTACCCGACCATCCAACACCGGTGATTGATCTGGCTCGGGCCTTTAGTGACAACCAACTCAAAGAACTGGAAACATCGCTGGATGCTTTTGAAGAACGAAGTGGTTGGAAGCTGCGTGTTCTCACCCAATATGAAAAAACCCCTGGACTCGCTGTTAAAGAATTTTGGGGGCTTGATGAACGCAGTTTGTTGATTGTCGGAGATCCCCGTGGTGGAAATCTGCTCAATTTCAACGTGGGCGATGCGTTTTTTGCCTTGATGCCCCGCACCTGGTGGGTGGAACTCCAAACGCGCTACGGAAATCAGTATTACGTCCGAGATAATGGTGAGGACGGTTCGCTCTTGGCGACGATCGGAGCGGTAGAACTTTGCCTAGATCGAGGTGGTTGTCAGTTTGTTCCAGGCTTGCCCCAGGAACAATGGCTCCTAACCCTGGCTACATCCGTTCTCGGTGGATTAATCGCCGGTTTTGCTGCCTATCCAAGGAAGGAAGGTGAACGGATCGCCTGGGCTTGGGTGCTTCTGTTATCTCCTCTTTGGGTGATGTTATTTGGTGTGTTTGGAATAGCACCGGTGGTCACACGCACCAGCGATCTTCTGCCGCTTGTGCGAAACGGCATGGGATTCGTTGGTGGCATGGTGGGCGCTTATCTGATCGCCCAAGCAACGGTTGGTCGGAAATTAGCCGAAGAATCTGAGGATTAA
- the nadA gene encoding quinolinate synthase NadA, translated as MSDTPDDFVSAIHQLRKDRNAIILAHYYQEPEIQDIADFIGDSLELSRKAASTDADVIVFCGVHFMAETAKILSPEKIVILPDIEAGCSLADDCPAEEFKAFRADHPEHFVVSYINCTAAVKAQSDLICTSSNAVDLVNQLPTDIPILFAPDQNLGRWVQRQSGRELTLWQGRCIVHETFSEEALLKLKLKYPDGEVIAHPECMENLLDLADYIGSTSKLLSHAQTSSASTFIVLTEPGIMHQMQKMVPNKQFIDVPGLDGCSCNTCPYMRMNTLEKLWKCLDTLEPKIEMDEDIRIKALAPIQRMLEMSK; from the coding sequence ATGAGCGACACACCCGATGACTTCGTCAGCGCGATCCACCAACTACGCAAGGATCGCAACGCCATCATTTTGGCGCACTATTACCAAGAGCCTGAAATACAAGATATTGCTGATTTCATTGGTGATTCATTAGAGCTTTCACGCAAAGCAGCAAGCACGGATGCAGATGTAATTGTTTTCTGCGGAGTGCATTTCATGGCAGAGACTGCAAAAATATTGAGTCCAGAAAAGATTGTGATATTGCCTGATATTGAAGCTGGATGCTCACTTGCTGATGATTGTCCTGCCGAGGAATTCAAAGCATTTAGAGCTGATCATCCTGAGCATTTTGTTGTCAGTTATATAAACTGTACGGCAGCTGTAAAAGCCCAAAGTGACTTAATTTGCACCAGCAGCAATGCTGTTGATCTTGTTAATCAACTTCCAACAGACATCCCAATTTTGTTTGCTCCTGATCAAAATCTTGGTCGATGGGTCCAGCGACAGAGTGGACGCGAACTCACTCTATGGCAGGGTCGCTGCATTGTTCATGAGACATTTAGCGAAGAGGCTTTATTGAAACTGAAGCTTAAATATCCAGATGGTGAGGTGATCGCACACCCAGAGTGCATGGAAAATCTCCTAGATCTTGCCGATTACATCGGTTCAACAAGCAAACTTCTGTCCCATGCACAGACCAGCAGTGCATCAACCTTCATTGTGTTAACAGAGCCCGGAATCATGCATCAAATGCAGAAAATGGTACCAAATAAACAATTCATTGATGTTCCTGGTCTTGATGGATGTAGCTGCAATACATGTCCCTACATGCGCATGAACACGCTCGAAAAACTATGGAAGTGCTTGGATACACTCGAACCAAAAATTGAGATGGATGAAGACATAAGAATCAAAGCCTTAGCTCCCATTCAGCGCATGCTTGAAATGAGCAAGTGA
- a CDS encoding BCD family MFS transporter — protein MAASIEFNDFQGLRWPTLLRLSLFQACLGTLAVLFTGTFNRILITELAFPALLAGGGLGFEQLVSPARVLFGHLSDSHPLMGKHRTPYVLLGTIAICLLAILSVPVSFMVREALDSGSPLVAAAGIAAFCGLFALYGLGTSMASTSYLALVIDRTTEEQRPRCIGVIWAMLTVGIIVGAIAISLAVRSIDGISDPVILQSWLQKFMIAITSIVMLLAIVSTWEVEKPITSGTVRPVQDLITLQDAWKVVTSSRQIVIFFGFLVLFTMGLFLQDPILESFGAEVFGMPVSKTTLLNAWWGSGTLVGLLVAGWFITPKLGKLATARLGCWMVMGSLFLLLISGWQQASGLLPVVMVLFGLAAGVGTNSALTLMLDLTLPAMAGTFVGIWGLAQALSRGFGKVVGGGLLDLGRQLLPNAGPMAGYGLVFSIEILVMASALIVLNQLSVGQFRESTTQRLDMVLMAEIDG, from the coding sequence ATGGCCGCTTCCATTGAATTCAACGACTTTCAAGGTCTCCGTTGGCCAACCCTGTTGCGATTAAGTCTCTTTCAGGCTTGTCTTGGAACCCTTGCGGTGTTGTTCACTGGGACCTTCAATCGGATTCTGATCACAGAGTTGGCTTTTCCTGCCTTGCTGGCGGGTGGAGGGTTGGGATTTGAGCAACTGGTGTCTCCAGCACGGGTGCTGTTCGGACATCTCAGTGATTCCCATCCCTTAATGGGAAAACATCGGACGCCCTATGTCTTGCTTGGAACCATTGCCATCTGTCTGTTGGCGATTCTGAGTGTTCCCGTCAGTTTCATGGTGAGGGAAGCCCTCGATAGTGGATCCCCGTTGGTGGCCGCTGCAGGAATTGCAGCATTTTGTGGCTTATTTGCTCTCTACGGATTAGGGACGTCTATGGCAAGTACTTCCTATTTAGCCCTTGTGATTGACCGCACAACGGAAGAACAAAGGCCTCGCTGCATCGGTGTGATTTGGGCGATGCTCACGGTTGGAATCATCGTTGGAGCGATTGCTATCAGTCTTGCTGTCCGCTCGATCGACGGCATTTCAGATCCCGTGATTCTTCAGAGCTGGCTGCAGAAGTTCATGATTGCGATTACGTCGATCGTGATGCTGCTGGCCATTGTTTCGACCTGGGAAGTGGAGAAACCAATAACATCTGGCACTGTTCGTCCAGTTCAGGATTTGATCACACTTCAGGATGCCTGGAAGGTGGTGACTTCAAGTCGACAAATCGTGATCTTTTTTGGATTCTTAGTTTTATTCACGATGGGACTCTTTCTTCAGGATCCAATTCTGGAAAGTTTTGGTGCTGAAGTGTTTGGGATGCCTGTGTCCAAGACCACCTTGCTGAATGCTTGGTGGGGATCAGGAACCCTTGTTGGTTTACTGGTTGCTGGCTGGTTTATCACCCCAAAACTCGGAAAGTTGGCCACTGCCCGTTTGGGTTGCTGGATGGTGATGGGCTCCTTATTTCTGTTGTTAATCAGTGGCTGGCAGCAAGCATCCGGACTTCTTCCTGTGGTGATGGTGCTGTTTGGTTTAGCTGCAGGCGTTGGCACCAACAGTGCACTCACCTTGATGCTGGATCTCACCTTGCCCGCCATGGCAGGAACCTTCGTGGGCATTTGGGGTTTAGCGCAAGCCCTCTCTCGGGGCTTTGGCAAGGTTGTCGGCGGTGGGTTGCTCGATCTTGGTCGACAACTTCTTCCCAATGCTGGACCAATGGCTGGTTATGGCTTGGTGTTTTCGATTGAAATTCTGGTGATGGCGAGCGCTTTGATTGTGCTGAATCAGCTCAGTGTCGGTCAATTCAGAGAATCCACCACACAACGCCTCGACATGGTGTTGATGGCCGAAATCGATGGTTAA
- the aroB gene encoding 3-dehydroquinate synthase: MTQSQPTSTSAAGVRRLSVALEQNPYDVVIRSGGVDQLGAELLRIGIRPNTKILVVSNPDVATPYGARCLSSLEQAGFQASLLTIPAGEEQKTLDTFSTILDAAKEKGLERQSLMLALGGGVVGDMTGFAAACWLRGIGVVQVPTTLLAMVDAAIGGKTGVNHPGGKNLIGAFHQPRLVMIDPDTLQTLPVREFRAGLAEVIKYGVIGDSDLFALLERSSGFDNPQSIKTELLETLLERSAQAKALVVAADEKEGGQRAILNYGHTFGHVVETLTGYGTWLHGEAVAIGMVAVASLALQRGFFPQSDADRQKRLIERAGLPIDWPDLDPDSVLNTLQGDKKVRNGRLRFVLPSRIGAVSIVDDVSSDEIRACLASMR; encoded by the coding sequence ATGACCCAATCCCAACCGACCAGTACCTCAGCGGCAGGTGTGAGACGTCTCAGCGTTGCGCTCGAACAGAATCCTTACGACGTCGTGATTCGCTCCGGCGGTGTGGATCAGCTCGGCGCTGAATTGCTTCGAATCGGGATTCGGCCCAACACCAAAATTCTGGTGGTTAGCAATCCAGATGTTGCTACGCCCTATGGAGCTCGTTGTCTTTCCAGTCTTGAACAGGCGGGATTTCAAGCCAGCTTGCTAACGATTCCCGCGGGTGAAGAGCAAAAAACATTGGACACCTTCAGCACGATTCTTGATGCTGCCAAAGAGAAAGGATTAGAGCGTCAGTCGCTGATGCTCGCTTTGGGTGGTGGGGTTGTTGGTGACATGACAGGGTTTGCGGCCGCTTGCTGGCTGCGTGGAATCGGTGTGGTGCAAGTTCCTACAACGCTTTTGGCGATGGTGGATGCCGCCATTGGCGGAAAAACCGGTGTGAATCATCCAGGCGGAAAGAACCTGATTGGCGCCTTTCATCAGCCCCGACTGGTGATGATTGATCCAGACACGCTTCAAACGCTTCCCGTGCGGGAATTTAGGGCCGGTCTCGCGGAGGTGATCAAATACGGCGTGATCGGAGATTCAGACCTTTTTGCCTTGCTCGAGCGCTCCTCCGGCTTTGACAATCCTCAGTCGATTAAGACCGAGCTGCTGGAAACGCTTCTCGAACGTTCTGCGCAAGCCAAAGCGCTCGTTGTTGCTGCCGATGAAAAAGAGGGTGGTCAGAGAGCCATCCTTAATTATGGCCACACGTTTGGACATGTGGTTGAAACACTCACTGGGTATGGCACCTGGCTCCATGGGGAAGCTGTGGCGATTGGCATGGTGGCAGTGGCGTCCCTCGCCCTGCAGCGTGGGTTTTTCCCCCAATCCGATGCTGACCGGCAGAAGCGTTTAATTGAACGTGCTGGATTGCCCATTGACTGGCCTGACCTTGATCCAGATTCGGTTTTAAATACGTTGCAGGGCGATAAGAAGGTCCGCAACGGTCGTCTTCGCTTTGTGTTGCCCTCCCGCATTGGCGCTGTGTCGATCGTGGATGACGTCAGCAGTGATGAAATCAGAGCTTGCCTGGCTTCGATGCGTTGA
- a CDS encoding carbohydrate ABC transporter permease, with protein sequence MALPSTFKQRSTLIAWGFLAPALILLSLSVLIPALMALVISFTQTGLDVTEPLKFIGLTNFQRLLGDPMFYQVLGTTLIYLFGVVPPIVIGSLTLAVLVNRILPGVHILRAAFYTPVLVSIVVAAIAFRWLYAENGLINGWLDALFGQGFIPIDFLTNPLLALPSVMLVTLWKGLGYYMVIFLGGLQGIPKELYEAAELDGSEGWRKHVDITLPLLRPYVTLVAVISAIAATKVFEEVFLMTQGGPADSTRTLVYYVYDQAFAELEISYACTVGLALFLLVLLLTAIRLAFGGERSLI encoded by the coding sequence ATGGCCCTGCCCTCAACGTTCAAACAGCGTTCCACGCTTATTGCTTGGGGGTTCTTAGCTCCTGCACTGATTCTCCTCAGCCTGTCCGTTTTGATTCCGGCATTGATGGCGCTGGTGATCAGTTTCACGCAAACAGGTTTAGATGTCACCGAGCCCCTGAAATTCATCGGCTTAACCAATTTTCAGCGACTTCTTGGCGATCCAATGTTTTATCAGGTGCTCGGCACCACGTTGATTTATTTATTTGGAGTCGTTCCTCCCATTGTGATCGGCTCCTTAACGCTGGCGGTTCTTGTGAATCGAATCCTCCCCGGTGTGCACATCCTCCGCGCTGCTTTTTATACGCCGGTATTGGTCTCGATCGTGGTGGCTGCCATTGCTTTTCGATGGCTCTATGCCGAAAACGGTCTCATCAACGGTTGGCTTGACGCCTTGTTTGGTCAAGGATTCATACCCATTGATTTTTTAACGAATCCACTGTTGGCCCTTCCTTCCGTAATGCTCGTCACCCTCTGGAAGGGATTGGGCTACTACATGGTGATTTTCCTGGGAGGACTTCAAGGCATCCCAAAGGAGCTGTATGAGGCCGCTGAGCTGGATGGAAGTGAAGGCTGGCGCAAGCACGTTGACATCACCCTTCCATTGCTACGGCCGTACGTCACCTTGGTGGCCGTGATCTCCGCCATTGCTGCAACCAAGGTGTTTGAAGAGGTGTTTCTCATGACCCAGGGAGGTCCTGCAGACTCCACAAGGACCCTGGTTTATTACGTCTATGACCAGGCCTTTGCAGAACTAGAAATCAGTTATGCCTGCACGGTTGGCCTTGCTCTGTTCTTACTGGTTTTGTTGTTAACAGCCATTCGACTTGCGTTCGGAGGAGAACGAAGCCTTATTTAG
- the clpS gene encoding ATP-dependent Clp protease adapter ClpS has translation MTMATPGTASVLQPERTTLRYPNARVIVLNDDVNTFEHVVECLCKIIPGMNSDKAWTLAHQIDGEGSAEVWAGPLEPAELYHQQLSSEGLTMAPLERN, from the coding sequence ATGACTATGGCAACCCCTGGAACGGCAAGCGTCCTTCAACCGGAACGCACAACCCTGCGCTACCCCAATGCCAGAGTCATCGTTCTCAACGATGACGTCAATACGTTTGAACACGTGGTTGAGTGTTTATGCAAAATCATCCCTGGGATGAATAGCGATAAGGCTTGGACACTTGCCCATCAAATCGATGGTGAAGGGTCTGCTGAAGTGTGGGCAGGCCCCCTTGAACCCGCAGAGCTTTACCACCAACAACTCAGCAGCGAGGGTCTCACGATGGCTCCGTTGGAACGCAATTAG
- a CDS encoding DUF2103 domain-containing protein: protein MGRLVVTHSTYVKGLIPWLKVLANDPQIQTITPGVIARVKGRCQDLTLRPSVPIRGGFKLMARRGRTAQEVFVITSLDKSDLIDRLASSRSSIL, encoded by the coding sequence GTGGGCCGTCTTGTTGTCACCCATAGCACCTACGTGAAGGGTTTAATCCCTTGGCTCAAGGTGTTGGCGAATGACCCACAGATCCAGACCATTACCCCAGGCGTGATTGCAAGGGTGAAGGGGCGTTGCCAAGACTTAACGCTGAGACCATCTGTTCCGATCCGAGGTGGTTTCAAGCTGATGGCACGCCGTGGCCGGACTGCTCAAGAGGTCTTTGTGATTACAAGCTTGGACAAATCAGACTTAATCGATCGATTGGCCAGTTCTAGGTCTTCGATTCTCTAA
- a CDS encoding class I SAM-dependent methyltransferase, whose protein sequence is MTGPAAPCPLWLQQRFEQVGGSVPFSQFMDWALHDPEHGAYGSGQLKIGKAGDFVTSATLGPDFAALMGGQLVQWIRTLAQDHPTETLSIVEVGPGEAEMSCELITHLAEQLPELRHRLELVLVEANPGMEQRQRNRLEQHQRSCEPQQRLSQRWASLSDLKTKPVIGVLIAHELLDALPVERLELIDGQLRRQTVQLQQDDDGDLGLLWGHEPIPQPLQERLNATLAAAQIALPPDNAEDGWTTEWHDQCARWFAEASEALIAGHLLVVDYALEAHRYYSSQRSQGTLIAYRNQRASENVLADAGKNDITAHLCLETLVHQATSNGWSLEGQCRQGEALLALGLAERFSSLQQLPGHQLAEGLQRREALLRLVDPACLGEFRWLSFLRINPSLPNKRMGERSQFLQEPLGLNASKPGKL, encoded by the coding sequence ATGACAGGCCCTGCTGCGCCCTGCCCTTTATGGCTTCAACAGCGTTTTGAACAGGTAGGAGGTTCCGTTCCCTTCTCCCAATTCATGGATTGGGCCTTGCATGACCCTGAGCATGGCGCCTATGGCAGTGGCCAACTGAAGATTGGAAAAGCAGGGGATTTTGTTACTTCAGCCACTCTGGGCCCTGATTTTGCAGCCTTGATGGGTGGCCAACTGGTCCAGTGGATTCGGACGCTCGCTCAAGACCACCCAACAGAAACTCTCTCGATCGTTGAAGTTGGCCCTGGCGAGGCGGAGATGAGCTGTGAACTGATCACCCATCTAGCCGAACAGCTTCCAGAGCTGAGGCATCGACTGGAGCTGGTTTTGGTGGAAGCCAATCCAGGAATGGAACAGCGTCAACGCAACCGCCTGGAGCAGCACCAGCGTTCTTGCGAACCCCAGCAACGGCTTTCACAACGCTGGGCGTCCTTGTCCGATCTCAAGACCAAGCCGGTGATAGGGGTCTTGATTGCTCACGAGCTGCTCGATGCCCTTCCAGTGGAGCGCCTGGAACTAATTGACGGTCAGCTTCGTCGGCAAACCGTTCAACTGCAACAAGACGACGATGGTGATCTCGGTTTGCTCTGGGGCCACGAGCCCATTCCTCAACCTCTTCAAGAACGCTTGAATGCAACGTTGGCAGCAGCGCAGATTGCTTTGCCTCCAGACAATGCTGAGGACGGGTGGACAACGGAATGGCATGACCAATGCGCCCGTTGGTTTGCTGAGGCGTCTGAGGCGTTGATCGCTGGCCATCTCCTCGTCGTCGACTACGCCTTAGAAGCGCATCGCTACTACTCCTCTCAGCGCAGCCAGGGGACCCTCATCGCCTATCGAAACCAAAGAGCCAGTGAAAACGTCTTGGCGGATGCAGGAAAGAACGACATCACGGCCCATCTCTGTCTTGAGACCCTCGTCCATCAAGCCACCAGCAATGGTTGGTCCCTGGAGGGTCAATGCCGACAGGGTGAGGCCTTGCTCGCCTTAGGTCTGGCTGAGCGCTTCAGCAGTCTTCAACAGCTTCCTGGACATCAACTCGCTGAGGGTCTGCAACGTCGAGAAGCGCTGCTGCGTCTTGTTGATCCTGCTTGCCTTGGAGAATTTCGCTGGCTGTCATTCCTGCGTATCAACCCATCGCTTCCCAACAAAAGAATGGGTGAGCGGAGCCAATTCCTTCAAGAGCCCTTAGGCCTCAACGCATCGAAGCCAGGCAAGCTCTGA
- a CDS encoding glycoside hydrolase family 104 protein, with amino-acid sequence MTFLAKNVCRLLPAALASVVPLLVSSQSAQAAVAALPTLQSSRSGLITSTEESQTSALPYIITPERRALLNTIRFAEGTWKNGHDVGYRVMFGGSLMGSMDRHPDRVIYSSRYASAAAGAYQFMPFTWDLVKRSLGVRGFGPEVQDQGALFLVQRRKALRLTDVGVMTPLLAAKLAPEWASFPTLRGSSYYGQPVKRFANLQSFYKVNLSQLRQIRDQRQQALSGKSGSKGVQAPVCTGPKILCGMP; translated from the coding sequence ATGACTTTCCTTGCGAAAAACGTCTGTCGTCTCCTTCCAGCGGCTCTCGCAAGTGTGGTCCCATTGTTGGTGTCGTCTCAGTCAGCTCAAGCTGCTGTTGCTGCACTGCCCACGCTCCAAAGCTCACGTTCGGGACTGATTACTTCCACTGAAGAGTCTCAAACGAGTGCTCTGCCCTACATCATTACTCCAGAGCGTCGCGCTCTTCTTAATACGATCAGGTTCGCTGAAGGAACTTGGAAAAACGGACACGACGTGGGCTATCGCGTCATGTTTGGCGGCAGTTTGATGGGCTCGATGGATCGCCATCCCGATCGCGTCATTTATTCCTCTCGCTACGCGAGTGCTGCGGCCGGTGCCTATCAGTTCATGCCCTTCACCTGGGACTTGGTCAAGCGCAGTTTGGGGGTTAGAGGGTTTGGACCTGAAGTTCAAGACCAGGGCGCCCTATTTCTTGTCCAAAGACGTAAAGCCTTACGCCTTACTGATGTTGGTGTGATGACTCCCTTGCTGGCGGCCAAGTTGGCCCCTGAGTGGGCTTCGTTCCCAACCCTTCGTGGCAGCAGCTACTACGGTCAGCCTGTGAAGCGTTTCGCCAATCTTCAATCGTTTTACAAGGTCAATCTGAGTCAGCTTCGTCAGATCAGGGATCAGCGTCAGCAAGCTCTTAGCGGAAAGTCGGGTAGCAAGGGAGTCCAAGCCCCCGTTTGCACCGGTCCAAAGATTCTTTGTGGCATGCCCTGA